A region of Mesorhizobium sp. AR02 DNA encodes the following proteins:
- a CDS encoding HAD family hydrolase codes for MADIKGILFDKDGTLVDFNATWLGVADFMAMDAAEGDRWKADRLLAAAGFDFANRRFKPDSIFASGTNMDVVELWFPRLSDEDQMLAVARFNEITSVQGSTMAVALPGIADTLATLHKRSYRLGVATNDSTSGAEKTLVTLGVAQLFDAAYGYDAVANPKPAPDTIQAFCDLTGLKPSEIAMVGDNRHDLEMARAGGCGLAVGVLSGTGTRESLAEIADVILDSVADLPDFLSARVRETV; via the coding sequence TTGGCAGACATCAAGGGTATATTGTTCGACAAGGACGGCACACTTGTCGACTTCAACGCGACCTGGCTCGGCGTCGCCGACTTCATGGCCATGGATGCCGCCGAGGGCGATCGCTGGAAGGCCGACAGGCTGCTCGCGGCCGCCGGCTTCGATTTCGCCAACCGCCGCTTCAAGCCCGATTCGATCTTTGCCTCGGGCACCAACATGGACGTCGTCGAACTGTGGTTCCCGCGTCTGTCCGACGAAGACCAGATGCTGGCCGTCGCCCGCTTCAACGAGATCACCTCGGTGCAGGGCTCGACGATGGCGGTGGCACTGCCGGGCATCGCCGACACTCTGGCAACGCTGCACAAAAGATCTTACCGGCTTGGCGTCGCCACCAATGATTCGACCAGCGGTGCGGAAAAAACCTTGGTCACGTTGGGCGTCGCCCAACTGTTCGACGCCGCCTATGGTTACGACGCTGTGGCCAATCCCAAGCCCGCGCCCGACACCATCCAGGCCTTCTGCGACCTTACCGGGCTGAAGCCGTCGGAGATCGCCATGGTCGGTGACAACCGCCACGATCTCGAAATGGCGCGCGCCGGTGGCTGTGGTCTGGCGGTGGGCGTGCTCTCCGGCACCGGCACGCGCGAATCGCTGGCCGAGATCGCCGACGTCATCCTGGATTCGGTTGCCGACCTGCCCGATTTCCTCTCGGCGCGGGTCAGGGAGACAGTCTAA
- the pgi gene encoding glucose-6-phosphate isomerase: protein MDKSAFQKQLAALRDHRAAAPASMRQAFADDPQRFQTFSATDGDLLLDWSKCAVDATTMDLLQKLAGAADLEGRRAAMFAGKKINITEDRAVLHTALRNLSGKGVTVDGQDVKADVISVLDAMGAFADAIRSGKALGATGKKITDIVNIGIGGSDLGPAMATLALAPYHDGPRAHYVSNIDGAHIHDTLKGLSPETTLFIIASKTFTTVETMTNAQTARDWVQKALGKQAVGKHFAAVSTALDLVAKFGIEPDRVFGFWDWVGGRYSVWGAIGLPVMIAVGPRNFRAFLDGAHEMDEHFRTAPLAKNLPALLGLVGWWHRVICGYPARAVIPYDQRLSRLPAYLQQLDMESNGKGVTLDGTPVTTPTGPLVWGEPGTNGQHAFFQLLHQGTDLIPVEFLAAAVGHEPELKHQHDLLLANCLAQSEALMKGRTLDEARAQMLAKGMKPVDVDKIAPHRVFSGNRPSVTILYRKLDPRTFGRLIALYEHRVFVEGTLFNINSFDQWGVELGKELATGLLPVVEGKESAANRDASTRGLVERIHQLRGSE, encoded by the coding sequence GTGGATAAGTCAGCCTTCCAGAAACAGCTTGCCGCCTTGCGCGACCATCGCGCCGCGGCACCTGCCAGCATGCGCCAGGCCTTCGCCGACGATCCGCAGCGGTTCCAGACGTTCTCCGCCACCGACGGCGACCTGTTGCTCGACTGGTCGAAATGCGCCGTCGACGCGACCACCATGGACTTGCTGCAAAAGCTGGCTGGCGCCGCCGATCTCGAGGGCCGACGCGCCGCCATGTTCGCCGGCAAGAAGATCAACATCACCGAGGACCGCGCCGTGCTGCACACGGCGCTGCGCAACCTCAGCGGCAAGGGTGTCACGGTCGATGGCCAGGACGTCAAGGCGGATGTCATTTCCGTGCTCGACGCGATGGGCGCCTTTGCCGATGCGATCCGCTCCGGCAAGGCGCTAGGTGCCACCGGCAAGAAGATCACCGACATCGTCAACATCGGCATTGGCGGCTCCGACCTCGGCCCGGCCATGGCGACGCTGGCGCTCGCCCCCTATCATGACGGGCCGCGCGCGCACTATGTCTCCAACATCGACGGCGCCCATATCCACGACACGCTGAAGGGCCTGTCACCCGAAACCACGCTGTTCATCATCGCCTCCAAGACCTTCACCACGGTCGAGACGATGACCAATGCGCAGACGGCGCGCGACTGGGTGCAGAAGGCACTTGGCAAGCAAGCGGTCGGCAAGCATTTCGCCGCTGTCTCGACCGCGCTCGACCTGGTGGCCAAGTTCGGCATCGAGCCGGATCGCGTCTTCGGCTTTTGGGACTGGGTCGGCGGCCGCTATTCGGTCTGGGGCGCGATCGGCCTGCCGGTCATGATCGCCGTCGGCCCAAGGAATTTTCGCGCCTTCCTCGATGGCGCGCACGAAATGGACGAGCATTTCCGCACCGCACCGCTCGCCAAGAATCTGCCGGCGCTGCTCGGGCTGGTCGGCTGGTGGCATCGCGTGATCTGCGGCTACCCGGCCCGCGCGGTCATCCCCTATGACCAGCGCCTGTCCCGATTGCCGGCCTATCTGCAGCAGCTCGATATGGAATCGAACGGCAAGGGCGTCACTCTTGACGGTACACCCGTGACGACGCCGACCGGGCCGCTGGTCTGGGGCGAGCCGGGCACCAATGGCCAGCACGCCTTCTTCCAGCTCCTGCACCAGGGCACCGACTTGATCCCGGTCGAATTCCTGGCAGCGGCCGTCGGCCATGAGCCGGAGCTCAAGCACCAGCATGACCTGCTGCTCGCCAATTGCCTGGCGCAATCGGAAGCTCTGATGAAGGGCCGCACGCTGGACGAGGCGCGCGCGCAGATGCTGGCCAAGGGCATGAAGCCGGTCGATGTCGACAAAATAGCGCCGCATCGTGTCTTCTCCGGCAACCGGCCTTCGGTGACCATCCTCTATCGCAAGCTCGACCCGCGCACCTTCGGCCGGCTGATCGCGCTCTACGAGCACCGCGTCTTCGTCGAGGGCACGCTGTTCAACATCAATTCCTTCGACCAGTGGGGCGTCGAGTTGGGCAAGGAACTGGCGACGGGCCTGCTGCCTGTCGTGGAAGGCAAGGAAAGCGCCGCAAATCGGGACGCCTCGACCAGGGGCCTTGTGGAACGCATTCACCAATTGCGTGGTTCGGAGTGA
- a CDS encoding PLP-dependent aminotransferase family protein, whose product MPQRNDTAIWSGLFRISAESGQTLQAQIRQAIVAAILDRQIAASMPLPSCRILAEKLGVARGTVVLAFQQLVDQGFLVARERRGHFVNPDVLATPAKPHQKAPDQANEIDWKARRQIAASDMPPPAKHENWIKSSYPFVYGQFDPALFPTAEWRECNRMALAVLEIRNWASDMVDRDDPLLIEQIQARLLPRRGIFANPDEIIVTLGAQNALYMLATLLMTKGSKVAMEDPGYPDARSIFRLAGAEIQPVPVDQSGIVTSSIPNDSGFVFVTPSHHCPTMVPLSAERRQDLLARANRHNQIIIEDGYDSQLLDEAPQQALKSLDRSGRVVYVGSMSKTLAPGLRLGYIVASAGLISELRALRRFMLRHPPANNQRAVALFLSLGHHEALVRRLSSAFDERRKRLVHAISAFLPEWRSTDSAGGTSLWLEGPRGTDSRGLAEAAASRSVIIEPGDRFFDRTEKPSRFMRLGISSIALQHIEPGIRELATAAGRRPAAA is encoded by the coding sequence ATGCCACAGAGAAACGACACGGCGATATGGTCCGGCCTGTTCCGGATTTCGGCTGAATCCGGCCAGACCCTGCAGGCGCAGATCCGCCAAGCCATCGTGGCCGCCATTCTCGACCGCCAGATCGCCGCTTCGATGCCACTTCCCTCCTGCCGGATCCTGGCCGAAAAACTCGGCGTGGCGCGCGGCACGGTGGTGCTGGCCTTCCAGCAACTCGTCGACCAGGGTTTCCTGGTGGCGCGCGAGCGGCGTGGCCATTTCGTCAATCCCGACGTGCTGGCGACACCGGCCAAGCCGCACCAGAAGGCGCCCGACCAGGCCAACGAGATCGACTGGAAGGCACGCCGGCAGATCGCCGCCAGCGACATGCCGCCGCCGGCCAAGCATGAGAACTGGATCAAGTCGTCCTACCCCTTCGTCTACGGCCAGTTCGACCCGGCGCTGTTCCCGACCGCCGAGTGGCGCGAGTGCAACCGCATGGCGCTGGCCGTGCTCGAGATCCGCAACTGGGCGTCCGACATGGTCGACCGCGACGATCCGCTCTTGATCGAGCAGATCCAGGCGCGGCTGTTGCCGCGGCGCGGCATCTTCGCCAATCCCGACGAGATCATCGTCACGCTTGGCGCCCAGAACGCGCTCTACATGCTGGCGACGCTGCTGATGACCAAGGGCTCGAAGGTGGCGATGGAAGATCCCGGTTATCCCGATGCACGCAGCATTTTCCGGCTTGCGGGCGCCGAGATCCAGCCGGTGCCGGTCGACCAGTCCGGCATCGTAACCTCTTCTATCCCCAATGATTCCGGCTTCGTCTTCGTCACGCCCAGCCATCATTGCCCGACCATGGTGCCGTTGTCGGCGGAGCGGCGGCAGGATCTTCTGGCGCGCGCCAACCGGCACAACCAGATCATCATCGAGGACGGCTATGACAGCCAGCTTCTCGACGAGGCGCCGCAGCAGGCGCTGAAGAGCCTCGATCGCTCCGGCCGTGTCGTCTATGTCGGCTCGATGTCGAAGACGCTGGCTCCCGGCCTGCGGCTTGGCTACATCGTGGCCTCTGCTGGACTAATCTCCGAGCTCAGGGCACTGCGCCGTTTCATGTTGCGCCATCCGCCGGCCAACAACCAGCGCGCCGTTGCATTGTTCCTGTCGCTAGGCCATCACGAGGCACTGGTGCGGCGTCTGTCGAGCGCCTTCGACGAGCGGCGCAAGCGTCTGGTCCATGCGATTTCGGCTTTCCTGCCGGAATGGCGCTCGACCGATTCTGCCGGCGGCACATCGCTCTGGCTCGAGGGACCACGCGGCACCGATTCCCGCGGCTTGGCCGAGGCCGCCGCCTCGCGCAGCGTGATCATCGAGCCGGGAGACCGCTTCTTCGACCGCACCGAAAAGCCTTCGCGTTTCATGCGGTTGGGCATTTCCTCGATCGCACTGCAGCACATCGAGCCCGGCATCCGCGAACTGGCCACGGCTGCCGGACGCAGGCCCGCCGCCGCCTGA